One genomic segment of Desulfarculaceae bacterium includes these proteins:
- the sbtA gene encoding selenobiotic family radical SAM modification target peptide encodes MQGKQLKKILAGLCITGLVSGVGLVGCGGGAACEGIAPEKAPAPKPPASATQTKPAEGTTK; translated from the coding sequence ATGCAAGGCAAGCAGTTGAAAAAGATCCTGGCCGGCTTGTGCATCACCGGGCTGGTGAGCGGCGTGGGCCTGGTGGGCTGCGGCGGCGGTGCGGCCTGCGAGGGCATTGCCCCCGAAAAGGCGCCCGCGCCCAAGCCCCCGGCCAGCGCCACCCAGACCAAGCCCGCCGAGGGCACCACCAAATAG